The window ACTTGACCTTTTTGTCATCTGCTGTTGTCTCATCGAACCCCATCCCCAGCTTAAAGCTGATCTCTGCGTTCTTGAACACGCTATGTGTTTTTAAGGTGATAATGTCCCCATTCTTTTTGATGATTGTGGTAGGCTTTGTCATGCTAGCCACCTGCCTGATAGCAAAACTTGCACCGATTAACTTCATGTAGTCATCAAAATTCTTGCTGTCTGAGAGCTTCCAGGTGCACAGGAAGGCATCTACCATGGTGATGCTGGCCTAGACTGAGAAAGAAGCTGTGAGAGAGCAGGTGTGCAAGGAGTTGGACTGCCGATATTGGATGCAATTTTTGGTGCTTAGGACCAGTTGAGGCAGTGGCACTAAACTGTACTAATGATCATTGTATTTTTCCCCACCAGACAGTGGCAATGTAATTTGTGAGTATCGTCTTGCTTCAACTCATCCGTCATGAGTTCCTCACAGCtattaaaacatgttttacaAGTAGAAACTTACATTTTAGATGAATAAATGCAGGCTCCTGAGGAAAGGCACTTTCGTGATTGTTTG of the Gorilla gorilla gorilla isolate KB3781 chromosome 14, NHGRI_mGorGor1-v2.1_pri, whole genome shotgun sequence genome contains:
- the LOC101134652 gene encoding fatty acid-binding protein, heart-like gives rise to the protein MVDAFLCTWKLSDSKNFDDYMKLIGASFAIRQVASMTKPTTIIKKNGDIITLKTHSVFKNAEISFKLGMGFDETTADDKKVKSIVTLDGGKPVHLQKCNRQERTLVPELSDGKLILTLTQGTAVYTRTYEKEVSSACAVTDCSSVTL